The Bacilli bacterium PM5-9 sequence GTTACATTAGCTAGTATTTTAATCTCATATATTTATTTATATGCAGTATTTATCATTCTTTAATAATAATATTTAACAATATATCAAATAAGGTATATTGTTTTTTTATGAGATACTTTGACAATCAAAGTATTTTATAATATAATTTACTTGAATAGGAGGCATAAGATGAAAAGTGTTAAAATTAAAAATAAAATATTAGAAGTACCAATAATTCAGGGTGGTATGGGAGTAGGAGTTTCTTTATCTAACCTTGCCTCAAGTGTAATGAAAAATGGTTGTATGGGTGTTATATCTGCCGCTCAACCAGGGTTTTTAAATGCTGATTTTTTAAGTAATAATGATGTAGTTAATTATAACTCACTAATAAATGAAATCAAAAAAGCAAAAAAAGATAATGAAGACAAATTATTAGGTGTTAATATTATGGTTGCAATGCGTGATTATGATAATATGGTTAAAGCAGCTATTGAAGGTGGAGCAGATGTGATTATTTCAGGAGCTGGAATTCCATTGCAATTACCAGCACTTACTAAAGGTCATGATATTGCTTTAGCACCAATTGTATCAAGTGGAAAAGTTGCTAAAATGATATGCAAAAAATGGGATCGCTCATATGAATGTATTCCAGATTTAATTATAATTGAAGGTCCATTAGCTGGCGGACATCTTGGATTTAAAGAAGAACAAATCTCAAATATTGAACTTAAAGATATTTTAAAAGATGTTTTAATTGAAATAGAACCTTATGAAGAAAAGTATCAAAAGAAAATACCTATATTTGTAGCTGGTGGTATCTTTGATGGAAAAGATATTGCTGATGCAATAAATTTAGGAGCAAGTGGTGTTCAAATTGGCACACGTTTTATTGCAACTTTTGAAGCTGATTGCCATGATAATTTTAAACAAGCAATCGTTAATAGTAAAGAAGATGATATTGTAATTATTAAAAGTCCAGTAGGAATGCCTGGACGTGCCTTGGCAACCCCTTTAATTAAGCGATTACAATTAGATAGTAACATTCCAATAACAAACTGTTACAATTGCCTAACACCTTGTAATCCAGCGCAAACACCATATTGTATAAGTGATGCTTTGATAGCAAGTGCTAAGGGTGATTTAGAAAATGGTTTATTTTTCTGTGGTAGCCTTGCTTATAAAATCAATGAGATTGTTTATGTTAAAGATTTGATAGCTGAATTAGTGAATCAAGCAAATGAAATATTAGATTAATAGGTACTTTGAAAAAAGTACTTTTTATTTGAGAAAATATTATTTTTATCTAACATTTTTTTTGATATGTGATATAATTTTAATAGTGGAGGTCGGTAAAATGGAAAACTTTGTATATGAAAATCCAACAAAAATAATTTTTGGTAAAAATACTGAAAAAAAAGTTGGGGAAGAAGTAGCTTTATGCTCTAAAAATGTCTTGCTTCATTATGGTGGTTCTAGTATAAAGAAATCTGGTTTATATGATACCGTAATTAATAGTTTAAAAGAAAATAATATAAATTATATTGAACTTGGAGGCGTTGTGCCAAATCCAAGACTATCAATGGTAAACGAAGGAATTGAAATATGCAAAGAGAATAATATTGACTTTGTTTTAGCAGTAGGTGGTGGATCAGTTATTGATTCAGCAAAAGCAATAGCTGCTGGAGTAAAATATAATGGAGATGTTTGGGATTTCTTTTCAAAAGGAGTAGTTTGTAAAGATAGTCTACCATTAGGTACAATTTTAACATTACCAGCAACAGGAACAGAAATGAATTCTCGCTGTGTTATTACTAAAGATAATACATTAGAAAAAAGAGGAACATCATTTGTTAATCCAACATTTAGTATTTTAAATGCAGAATTGTGTGCAACATTACCAAAACATCAAGTAGCAAACGGAGTGGTTGATATGTTAGCTCATTTGATGGAAAGATATTTTACTAATTCAAAAAATGTAGAAATAACTGATCGAATGATTGAAAGTGTTATGAAAACGATTGTTGAACTTGGACCAGATGTTTATCATAACCCAAGTGATTATGACAAGTACTCACAAATAATGTGGGCTGGAACAGTAGCTCATAATTTTTCATTATGCGTTGGTCGTGAAACTGATTGGGCAACACATCAAATGGAGCATGAACTAAGTGGAATGTATGATGTTGCTCATGGAGCAGGTTTAGCAGTATTATTTCCTGCTTGGATGAAATATGTATACAAACATGATATCAATCGTTTTGCAATGTTTGCATCAAGAGTATTTAATGTTGAGTTAAATTATTTTGATTTAGAAGAAACTGCTTT is a genomic window containing:
- a CDS encoding nitronate monooxygenase (product_source=KO:K00459; cath_funfam=3.20.20.70; cog=COG2070; ko=KO:K00459; pfam=PF03060; superfamily=51412), which produces MKSVKIKNKILEVPIIQGGMGVGVSLSNLASSVMKNGCMGVISAAQPGFLNADFLSNNDVVNYNSLINEIKKAKKDNEDKLLGVNIMVAMRDYDNMVKAAIEGGADVIISGAGIPLQLPALTKGHDIALAPIVSSGKVAKMICKKWDRSYECIPDLIIIEGPLAGGHLGFKEEQISNIELKDILKDVLIEIEPYEEKYQKKIPIFVAGGIFDGKDIADAINLGASGVQIGTRFIATFEADCHDNFKQAIVNSKEDDIVIIKSPVGMPGRALATPLIKRLQLDSNIPITNCYNCLTPCNPAQTPYCISDALIASAKGDLENGLFFCGSLAYKINEIVYVKDLIAELVNQANEILD
- a CDS encoding alcohol dehydrogenase YqhD (iron-dependent ADH family) (product_source=COG1979; cath_funfam=1.20.1090.10,3.40.50.1970; cog=COG1979; ko=KO:K19955; pfam=PF00465; superfamily=56796), which codes for MENFVYENPTKIIFGKNTEKKVGEEVALCSKNVLLHYGGSSIKKSGLYDTVINSLKENNINYIELGGVVPNPRLSMVNEGIEICKENNIDFVLAVGGGSVIDSAKAIAAGVKYNGDVWDFFSKGVVCKDSLPLGTILTLPATGTEMNSRCVITKDNTLEKRGTSFVNPTFSILNAELCATLPKHQVANGVVDMLAHLMERYFTNSKNVEITDRMIESVMKTIVELGPDVYHNPSDYDKYSQIMWAGTVAHNFSLCVGRETDWATHQMEHELSGMYDVAHGAGLAVLFPAWMKYVYKHDINRFAMFASRVFNVELNYFDLEETALKGIEALQDFYRKLDMPLTLSDLNVDENSIDKLASDTTRNDKITQGNFMKLKTADIKEILKLAR